One Phocoena phocoena chromosome 5, mPhoPho1.1, whole genome shotgun sequence genomic window, GGTAAATGCTGACTGGGATTAAAATTCTGCCAATGGaagtaacaaaagagaaaatgtactCATCTCATCCACCAAATTACCTCCAAAGGCAGTGCCTTTCCACGTGCGGCCTGTTACCAGCTGGAATGGACGAGTGGCAACTTCTTCACCTGAGGCAGCTACTCCAACCACCACGCTGACGCCCCAGCCTTTGTGGCAGGCCTCCAGCGCTGCTCTCTGCAGGCAAATCACAGAGGTCAGTGCACTGTGCTGAGAATATCTGCTTCCCCAGAAACTTCCGGGGGAGAGGGGTGGTACAGAGCTTTATTAGAAAAACGGCAACAAAATGTCCAAAGTGAGTATTTAGtaagtttaattttattgaacaattttaacaggtattttaaaaaatttacgaACTTGGCCCAACACTGACACaaattgaaagaataaaaagctttcatttgttattttaaaaagtaaatcttaGCTCAAAATTCTAAAGGCTTAATAATGGCAGCAGAGAAGTAACAGTTATACTTCTGCTGAGTGTCTACTTTGTGTCAGGTACCTACGGTTACTATCTgcattttacacataaggaaacagGTTTAAAGAAGTTAAGTAGTTGCTCAAGGTCACTGAGTTAGTAAGTGGACATATATCtaattccaaagcccatgttctctACAGCTGCAtcattttgccttttcatttaatGAAACATACTCTGAGATTTATGTGTACactgaaaggcaaagaaacattTCCCTTCATCTTTCCCTTGTATCATTTCCAATTTCTAGTTCATGTAGTCATTTTCCCTTCTAATAATTCTTATCAGGGAATTCAAGACTTTtcctttacaaaacaaaacaatttttgaCCTTAATTAaggaaattacatttaaaaaaagcagcccccacccccccaccacttgGAATGAAGCCAAGCATACTCACCATGACTTTAACGTTACCAATACACTCAAAGGAATAGTCCACTCCCCCATCAGTCATCTCAATGAGCACTTCCTGGATAGGTTTACTGAAGTCCTGGGGGTTAATACACTCAGAGGCCCCAAACTCCTTAGCCCTTGTGAATTTATCTTTATTGATGTCCACACCAATGATCCGGGATGCACCAGCCACCTTACAGCCCATGATAACTGCCAATCCAACTCCTCCCAGGCCAAAGACGGCACAAGTAGAGCCAGGCTCCACCTAATAGTAAAGATA contains:
- the ADH5 gene encoding alcohol dehydrogenase class-3; this encodes MPDGTSRFTCKGKTILHYMGTSTFSEYTVVADISVAKIDPLAPLDKVCLLGCGISTGYGAAVNTAKVEPGSTCAVFGLGGVGLAVIMGCKVAGASRIIGVDINKDKFTRAKEFGASECINPQDFSKPIQEVLIEMTDGGVDYSFECIGNVKVMRAALEACHKGWGVSVVVGVAASGEEVATRPFQLVTGRTWKGTAFGGWKSVESIPKLVSEYMSKKIKIDEFVTHNLPFDQINEAFELMHAGKSIRTVLKL